TTCGCATTCGAGCGACACGGGGCCTCCTCTCGCGTGCCGTTCAGGCGGCACGTTTCGATGTGATCTTCAGGGTGGGCCGGACCTCCGCCGAGTAACCGCCCGATATCGAGGTCAGTTCGTCCAGGTCGACGTCACGCGCAATGATGACGATTCCGCGTCCCGTCGAGGGAGCAGCTTCCACCCAGCTGGGCTCGGCGAACGTAGTGCCGACGCCGTCGATCAGGATCGGCCTGGCTACGCCACCGACTGAAACCAAACCTTTGACCCGCAGCAGCCTGTCGCCGCAAAGTCCCGCGAGATCTTCGAGCCAATCACACAGATCCCTCCACGGAACGGCGGCCGGCCATTCCGCGAGGAAGACGCCGAGCCGCGAATGATCGGTGGCCACGATCGCATGGAATTGGCTTGCAATCGCCCGTGCCTCGAGTTCGGTCGGCGCGAAGGCCGCCCTGGTGCGAGCCAGCCTGTCCACCGTGGCGATCACGCCGGCCGCCGGATTGAATTGTCGTGCGACGCTCTCGGCGGAAGCGATATCGTCCACCGAGACCCGGTCGAGCTTCGTGACCACGATGGATCTGGCGGCGGTCAACTGCGCGGACCGGATCGGAAACGTCACGTCGTCGGTCTCCGGATTGGCGGCATCCAACGTCGAGATGATGCGCAGGCGGTATTCGGCTCTGTTGTAGCGCATCAGCGAGCGCAGAATGGGACCGGGCATCGCCAAGCCGCTCGTCTCCAACACGATGCGGCGAAATTCGCCTGCGCCGGATTGACGACGCAAGGCGAGCAGTTCGTCAATCGCCGCGTGCAGATCGTCGCCGCACGAGCAGCAGACGCAACCGTTGCCGAGCAGCGTCATCGGAAGATCCCGCCGCCCCGAAGAGACGACGGCGCCGTCAACGTTAATCTCGCCGGCCTCGTTCACGATCACGCCGATGTCGGCCGACTCGGGCAGCGAGAGATAGTCGCACAGCAACGTCGTCTTGCCGCTGCCGAGGCTGCCGGTCAGCAGGACGAACTCCGGCGCGGACAGCCGGCTCTGCAAGCCGGTCCTCAAGCCGCCCTCCGTCGTGCTTCGACCATCTCCTCGATGTCGGCGAGAAGTTCGGCCGGATCGAAGATCGCGCCTTCCTTGATGACGGTGGAGATGCTGCGCTTCCAGATCACCGAGGCGGTCGGGTCGTCCAGTCGCATCGCACCGGTTCCGTAGAGAAGCTTGAAGTCGTTGAGCGGGTTCTCCTCGTGGACCAGGATGTCGGCGAACTTTCCGACCTCCAGCGTTCCGACCTCCTCCTCGATTCCGAGCAGCTCTGCACCCCAAGTGGTTGCGGCCCGCAAGACCTCCAGAGACGTAAACCCCGCCTCTTGCAGTAGCTCGAGCTCGCGGACCAGGCCGAAACCGTAGGTCTGAAACATAAATCCAGAATCCGATCCGACGCACACGCGTCCGCCGAGGTTCTTGTAGTCGTTGACGAACCTCATCCAGAGCCGAAACGTCTCGCGCCACTCGACCTCGTTGGTGGTTGACCAGCAGTACCAATAGGCGCCATGCCCGCCGCGCTGCGGCTGGAAGTAGGCCCACAGGGTCGGATCGGTGAAGCGATCGTGCCAATCCGCCCGTCGGATGCGCATCAGGTCGCGGTTGCCATCGTAGACGTTGAAAGTGGGAACGAAGGTGTGGCCGGCTTCGAGAAACGCTTGGAGAACCTCGTTCCACTTCTGCGAGTCAGGCTTCGCCGCCTGGAGGAATGTTTGTCCGGCCGTCGAGAACCGGAGATATTCGTCGTTGTAATCGTAATCAGGTGGAAAGGACTGCAGCGTCTGACCATCCAGCAGCGCCTCGGGGATTCCGTAGGAATGCTCCGTGCTCGTCAGTCCCCATTGGGCGGTCCGCAGCGAGTTCATCCGGCCGACGGCCAGTTGAGCATGGTGACAGCATGTGCGCAGGCCGAGGCTTCGACACTGCTCCAACGCCGCCTTCATTATCGCGGGCGGAGCCCCGAAGAACTTGATGCCGTCTGCTTCTCGGTCCTTGACGGTTTGAAGCCACGTGCGGGCGTCCTCGGGGGTGTGGATGGTCTTCACATAGTCGTTCGTGCCGGGGAACGGTGCGTAGGCCAGGATGCGGGGAGCATCGATTCGGTGATCGGCTGCTGCCTGTTTCTGCTGCAGCGTCCACCGAAGCCCATTGAAGCAGCCCGTCTCGCGGACGGTCGTGACCCCGTGCGCCAGCCACAGCTTGTAGACGTAGTCGGCGTTCGGCATGGGCCCGTTCTCGGCGTGGAACGGCGCACCGATGTGCGCATGGCAGTCCACCAGCCCTGGCGTCAGGAACTTGCCGGAGCAATCGATCTCGAAATCGCCCGCACCGGGACGGCGGTCCGGATAGATCGGCAGCTTCGGCGTACCGACCTTCTTCAGCACCGCGATCCGGCCGTTCTCGACCACCACGTCGGCGGGTCCCCATGGCGGGGCACCGGTGCCGTCGATGATCGATGCTCCACGCAGCACCAGTCGCTTGAACGGGCCGCGCCCGCGGGTCCGGCCCGTCGCGGCCTCGACCCGAGGCAGACCGGCCGCAGCGAACATTCTGGCGAACTCGTCGCCGGCGCCGTTGGTGTCCGGTTGCATCATTCGAGTATCGCCTTCTTTCCGTAGCCCGCGTCCGGAGTGGAGCGCGATGCGCTCAGGCCGGATTGTTCGTTGGTCATGCGGAATGCACCATCGGGCCGCAGCCGCATGACGAGGATCAAAGTGACGGCGATCGCAAACTCGCGGAGCGATGCGATCTGCACGGCGTCGAGCCCCGGGATCGCGGCAGCGATGAAACGGGTTGCTTCGAGCAATGCCACCAGGGCCAACGAACCGACCACGGCGCCGGCAAGGCGTGTGTTTCCGCCGACGGTGACCGCGAGAAAGATGTAGATCGTCAGTTGGACCATGAAGACGTCGGGCGCGATGTAGCTGGTGAAGTGCGCATACAGCGCGCCACCGAGCCCGGAGAGTGCCGCGCCGATTCCGAACGCCTGGAGCTTCAGCCGGAGCACGGATTTTCCGGCCACGGCCGCGACCTGTTCGTCGTCACGCACTGCGCGCAACGCCCGCCCGAAGGGGCTTCGGAGGAGCCAACTGAGGAGGAAAGCGACAACGCCGACGAGCAGCCAGGTCAGGATGAGATAAAAGAGGGGAAAGGAGCCACCGAGATGGTCCTTGAGCGGCGCCACGATCCCAGAGATGCCGTCGCTGCCTTTGGTCAGCCACTTCTCGTTCGTTTCCGCCAAACGCAGGATCTCTGCAAATCCAAGGGTCACGATCGCGAGGTAGTCGCCGCGCAGGTTGCGAACGACGAAACACAGAGCAACGCCGACCGCGGCGGAAACCGCAGCGGCCGCAATCCAGTCGATCCAGATCGGAAACCCCGCTCCCGACAGCAGCGCGGACGTATACGCGCCCAAGCCTACGAACCCGACCAGGCCGAGATTCACCAGACCACCCTGCCCCCACGCCATAACCAGACCAAGGGATAGCAGAGCGTAGAACCCGGCGATCGTGCCGGCGAAAATAAGATAGGAAATCATCTTCGCACTCCCGACGCGCCGGAAAAGATGCCACCCGGCCGCGCGAGCAAGGTGATCAGGATCGCAACGAAGGCGGTCAGAGACTGGTAGACCGGCGGAAGGACCAAGAGGCCCAACTCGCCGATGACTCCCATCAGAAGGGCGCCGGCGACCGCTCCCGGCAAACTCGTCAACCCGCCGACGACGCTGCCGGCGAAGATCAGGAGGATCAGCCTGGATCCCGTCGACGGATCGACGCTGGTGTCGATGGCGAAGAGCGCGCCGCCGACGCCCGCCAGTCCCATGCCGATGAAGGTGGCGAGGTTAGCGAGACGAACCGGTTCGATGCCTTTGAGCCGCGCGAGGTCGACGTTGTCGGCGACGGCGCGCATGGCCTTGCCCAGTTTGGTCAGCGAGAAGAACAGCGCGAGGAGAACGGCGAGCCCGATCGCTATCTCGAGGTTGTGCAACTGCTGAAGGCCGATGCGGATGCCGCCGACCTTCATGTCGCGGGCAATCGGCATATCGAAGCTGTTCAGGCCGCTACCGAAGGAGAAGCGATAGGCGTTCTCCAGCGCTATGTTCAGGGCGATTGAGACGACTGCCACCATCAGCGGCGTTTGGGCGCTCGGCTTCCGTCGTATGGGAGCGAGCGCGATGCGGTCTGTCACGACGCCCAAAGCCCCGGCAACGAGGAAGGCGATGATCAGGACCGGCACCAGCGGCAGATGGAGGGTCGTATTCGCCAGCCAGCCCGCGTACGCGCCAGCTGTGAGTTGCGCCGCGACGCTGAAGTTGACGAAACCGAGCACGCTGAAGATCAACGTAAGACCGAGTGCAGGCAGCGCGATAAGCGCGCCGACAATCAGTCCGTTCATGAGGTACTGCAGCATATCGTTGAGCATGGCGGCGACTCGTGTTCCTTAACCGACCTTGTTGAGTACGAGTTTGCCGCCCATGACCTCTTCGTAGCGGAAGAAAACGCCCTTCACGTCGCCGTTGTCAGCGAATTCGAGGGTCCCGCTTGGCCCGTCGTAATTGACGCGGGCGCCGCTCACCAGCAATTTTAATGCTTCGACGGAATCGTCCGTCCGCTTGCCCTCGCGGTCTTGCGAGATGGCCCGTAGATTGTCGCGGACCGTTGTCCCATCCACCTGCCCGGTTGGGGCGTGCGCGAGCGCAAGCGCCGTAAGCACGACATGGTCATATACCTGGCACGAATAGCTATCGAGGTGCCCGCGCTTCATCTTTCCGATCAGACGCCTGTAGGCATTCGAATTCTCCGAGGCGGAGGGGACGAGCGAGTACGCTCCTTCAGAGACCTCTGCGGGAACAGCCTTCGTCAACGCCTCGTTGATGCCGA
The DNA window shown above is from Bradyrhizobium sp. CB1650 and carries:
- a CDS encoding GTP-binding protein, whose product is MRTGLQSRLSAPEFVLLTGSLGSGKTTLLCDYLSLPESADIGVIVNEAGEINVDGAVVSSGRRDLPMTLLGNGCVCCSCGDDLHAAIDELLALRRQSGAGEFRRIVLETSGLAMPGPILRSLMRYNRAEYRLRIISTLDAANPETDDVTFPIRSAQLTAARSIVVTKLDRVSVDDIASAESVARQFNPAAGVIATVDRLARTRAAFAPTELEARAIASQFHAIVATDHSRLGVFLAEWPAAVPWRDLCDWLEDLAGLCGDRLLRVKGLVSVGGVARPILIDGVGTTFAEPSWVEAAPSTGRGIVIIARDVDLDELTSISGGYSAEVRPTLKITSKRAA
- a CDS encoding amidohydrolase family protein, whose product is MMQPDTNGAGDEFARMFAAAGLPRVEAATGRTRGRGPFKRLVLRGASIIDGTGAPPWGPADVVVENGRIAVLKKVGTPKLPIYPDRRPGAGDFEIDCSGKFLTPGLVDCHAHIGAPFHAENGPMPNADYVYKLWLAHGVTTVRETGCFNGLRWTLQQKQAAADHRIDAPRILAYAPFPGTNDYVKTIHTPEDARTWLQTVKDREADGIKFFGAPPAIMKAALEQCRSLGLRTCCHHAQLAVGRMNSLRTAQWGLTSTEHSYGIPEALLDGQTLQSFPPDYDYNDEYLRFSTAGQTFLQAAKPDSQKWNEVLQAFLEAGHTFVPTFNVYDGNRDLMRIRRADWHDRFTDPTLWAYFQPQRGGHGAYWYCWSTTNEVEWRETFRLWMRFVNDYKNLGGRVCVGSDSGFMFQTYGFGLVRELELLQEAGFTSLEVLRAATTWGAELLGIEEEVGTLEVGKFADILVHEENPLNDFKLLYGTGAMRLDDPTASVIWKRSISTVIKEGAIFDPAELLADIEEMVEARRRAA
- a CDS encoding branched-chain amino acid ABC transporter permease, encoding MISYLIFAGTIAGFYALLSLGLVMAWGQGGLVNLGLVGFVGLGAYTSALLSGAGFPIWIDWIAAAAVSAAVGVALCFVVRNLRGDYLAIVTLGFAEILRLAETNEKWLTKGSDGISGIVAPLKDHLGGSFPLFYLILTWLLVGVVAFLLSWLLRSPFGRALRAVRDDEQVAAVAGKSVLRLKLQAFGIGAALSGLGGALYAHFTSYIAPDVFMVQLTIYIFLAVTVGGNTRLAGAVVGSLALVALLEATRFIAAAIPGLDAVQIASLREFAIAVTLILVMRLRPDGAFRMTNEQSGLSASRSTPDAGYGKKAILE
- a CDS encoding branched-chain amino acid ABC transporter permease codes for the protein MLNDMLQYLMNGLIVGALIALPALGLTLIFSVLGFVNFSVAAQLTAGAYAGWLANTTLHLPLVPVLIIAFLVAGALGVVTDRIALAPIRRKPSAQTPLMVAVVSIALNIALENAYRFSFGSGLNSFDMPIARDMKVGGIRIGLQQLHNLEIAIGLAVLLALFFSLTKLGKAMRAVADNVDLARLKGIEPVRLANLATFIGMGLAGVGGALFAIDTSVDPSTGSRLILLIFAGSVVGGLTSLPGAVAGALLMGVIGELGLLVLPPVYQSLTAFVAILITLLARPGGIFSGASGVRR